In Streptomyces chartreusis NRRL 3882, the following are encoded in one genomic region:
- a CDS encoding substrate-binding domain-containing protein: MTVLAVSALLVLAGCSTDEPTTGASGSPTAGTGSGTGKQSKFFVQADYDEQLALLDAAPTGPAGKPWEQALNPEMVETAKFKKPGPYKICFSNAGLNNPWRQVGFKTMQAEVDTHRGRISEFVHVDAEAKDQKQIADINDLLGKGCHALIVSPNTTATLTPAVEAACEKGLPVIVFDRGVDTTCPVTFINPIGGYGFGHVAAEFVTRKMKKGGKVLALRILPGVDVLETRWSAAKVAFDKAGVDVVGVEFTDGDPARTKKIVNDYIQRYGTIDGVWMDAGAVAGAAVEAFEDAGKPVPPINGEDQLDFLKLWKDKKLTAIAPTYPTYQWRTPVIAALKILDGERVPNPWKLPQPTITQDNLDEYVDPSMPPLHYAMCGCTDLPGYPKRWK; the protein is encoded by the coding sequence ATGACGGTGCTGGCCGTGAGCGCCTTACTGGTGCTGGCCGGCTGCTCCACGGACGAGCCCACCACCGGCGCATCGGGTTCGCCCACCGCGGGCACCGGGTCGGGCACCGGCAAGCAGTCGAAGTTCTTCGTGCAGGCCGACTACGACGAGCAGCTCGCGCTCCTGGACGCCGCGCCCACCGGGCCGGCCGGCAAGCCCTGGGAACAGGCGCTCAATCCGGAGATGGTGGAGACCGCGAAGTTCAAGAAGCCCGGACCGTACAAGATCTGCTTCTCCAACGCGGGGCTGAACAACCCCTGGCGCCAGGTCGGTTTCAAGACCATGCAGGCCGAGGTCGACACGCACCGCGGCCGGATCTCCGAGTTCGTCCACGTCGACGCCGAAGCCAAGGACCAGAAGCAGATCGCCGACATCAACGACCTCCTCGGCAAGGGCTGCCACGCGCTCATCGTCTCGCCGAACACCACCGCGACGCTCACCCCGGCCGTGGAGGCCGCCTGCGAGAAGGGCCTGCCGGTCATCGTCTTCGACCGCGGTGTCGACACGACCTGCCCGGTGACGTTCATCAACCCGATCGGCGGCTACGGATTCGGCCACGTCGCGGCGGAGTTCGTCACCCGGAAGATGAAGAAGGGCGGCAAGGTGCTCGCGCTGCGCATCCTGCCCGGCGTCGACGTGCTGGAGACCCGCTGGTCCGCGGCGAAGGTCGCCTTCGACAAGGCGGGCGTCGACGTCGTCGGCGTCGAGTTCACCGACGGCGACCCGGCCAGGACGAAGAAGATCGTCAACGACTACATCCAGCGGTACGGCACGATCGACGGCGTCTGGATGGACGCCGGGGCGGTCGCGGGCGCGGCGGTCGAGGCGTTCGAGGACGCCGGCAAGCCCGTGCCGCCGATCAACGGCGAGGACCAGCTCGACTTCCTGAAGCTGTGGAAGGACAAGAAGCTCACGGCGATCGCCCCCACCTACCCGACCTACCAGTGGCGCACCCCGGTCATCGCCGCGCTGAAGATCCTCGACGGCGAGCGGGTGCCGAACCCGTGGAAGCTGCCCCAGCCGACCATCACCCAGGACAACCTGGACGAGTACGTCGACCCCAGCATGCCGCCGCTGCACTACGCGATGTGCGGCTGCACCGACCTGCCCGGCTACCCGAAGCGCTGGAAGTAG
- a CDS encoding ABC transporter permease → MSAAPSLPARRTPPGVFVALVLTLAIGWLIVTLDGGRLFSLPTTVSLLHVAAGLGLVAVGQTLVIVGGSLDLSVAYVVSLSTLVAAETMAGDDGALLTAICLTLAVSATIGLVNGLLVTTARINPFIATVGVGLLLKGYLDNGYDGPAGKTAPALVQGLGYQRVGPVPLSFLLLLAVAAAAWFVLTRTRFGHHLIAVGGDPEVARLSGVRGTRVLVTAHVLCALCAGLAGVYLASRLGAGAPRVGTEGFYDLESIAAVVLGGTALAGGRGGVVGTVGGVLLLASIDAIFNQLEVDVFFKQVIRGVIIIAAVAVYARRAMRKAS, encoded by the coding sequence ATGAGCGCCGCGCCGTCCCTGCCGGCCCGGCGGACCCCGCCCGGCGTGTTCGTCGCCCTGGTCCTCACCCTGGCGATCGGTTGGCTCATCGTCACTCTCGACGGCGGCCGGCTGTTCAGCCTGCCGACGACGGTGAGCCTGCTGCACGTCGCCGCCGGTCTGGGCCTCGTCGCGGTCGGCCAGACCCTGGTCATCGTGGGGGGCTCGCTGGACCTGTCGGTGGCGTACGTGGTCAGCCTGAGCACCCTCGTCGCCGCCGAGACCATGGCCGGTGACGACGGTGCGCTGCTGACGGCGATCTGCCTGACGCTCGCCGTCAGCGCCACGATCGGCCTCGTCAACGGCCTGCTCGTCACCACGGCGCGGATCAACCCCTTCATCGCGACCGTCGGCGTCGGACTGCTGCTCAAGGGATACCTCGACAACGGATACGACGGCCCGGCCGGCAAGACCGCACCCGCCCTGGTGCAGGGCCTGGGGTACCAGCGAGTCGGCCCGGTGCCACTGTCGTTCCTGCTGCTGCTCGCCGTCGCCGCCGCGGCCTGGTTCGTGCTGACCCGCACCCGCTTCGGCCACCACCTGATCGCCGTGGGCGGTGACCCGGAGGTCGCCCGGCTCTCCGGCGTGCGGGGCACCCGGGTCCTCGTCACAGCCCATGTGCTGTGCGCCCTCTGCGCCGGCCTCGCCGGGGTCTACCTCGCCAGCCGGCTCGGCGCCGGCGCACCGAGGGTGGGCACCGAGGGATTCTACGACCTGGAGTCGATCGCCGCGGTGGTGCTCGGCGGCACCGCTCTCGCCGGCGGTCGCGGCGGCGTCGTCGGCACGGTCGGCGGTGTGCTGCTGCTCGCCAGCATCGACGCCATCTTCAACCAGCTCGAGGTCGACGTGTTCTTCAAGCAGGTGATCCGTGGCGTGATCATCATCGCGGCGGTCGCCGTCTATGCCCGCCGGGCGATGCGAAAGGCGTCCTAG
- a CDS encoding ABC transporter permease — translation MRIARPHRLVTFRSGGLAPIVVILAVLLVLLTARQPDFLSPPSLMSFLGRSAPVVLLAAGQYFVIVSGELDLSVGSLVTAQVVVAARLIDGDSSAGWPVVVLLFAFGIAVGLVNGFVTTRLRVPSFITTLGMFLILVGAVYLWSDGAPKGGLSEEFRRLGRSAFEDVPALGRIPYALVVLLVAAAAALVLTRSDFGRTLVAVGGNPRTAELSGVRVWRAKTTAFVLSGLAATLAAVLIGGYSGVSFQAGAGLEFGAITAAVLGGVALGGGRGSVVGAMLGALTLETLFTLMNFYGVSGALEPTVQGAIILFAVAAASFRVPSR, via the coding sequence ATGCGGATCGCACGCCCACATCGGCTCGTCACGTTCCGCTCCGGCGGTCTCGCACCGATCGTCGTGATCCTGGCGGTGCTGCTGGTTCTGCTGACCGCCCGCCAGCCGGACTTCCTCTCGCCGCCGTCGCTGATGTCGTTCCTCGGCCGCTCCGCGCCGGTCGTCCTGCTCGCCGCCGGCCAGTACTTCGTGATCGTCTCCGGCGAGCTGGACCTGTCCGTCGGCTCTCTGGTCACCGCGCAGGTGGTCGTCGCCGCCCGGCTGATCGACGGCGATTCGTCGGCCGGCTGGCCCGTCGTCGTGCTCCTGTTCGCGTTCGGCATCGCCGTCGGCCTCGTCAACGGTTTCGTCACCACACGGCTGCGGGTGCCGTCGTTCATCACGACCCTCGGGATGTTCCTGATCCTCGTCGGTGCCGTGTACCTGTGGTCCGACGGTGCCCCGAAGGGCGGCCTCTCCGAGGAGTTCCGCCGGCTCGGCCGGTCGGCGTTCGAGGACGTGCCCGCGCTGGGCCGGATACCGTACGCCCTGGTCGTCCTGCTGGTGGCGGCCGCCGCGGCGCTGGTGCTGACCCGTTCGGACTTCGGCCGCACCCTGGTCGCCGTCGGCGGCAACCCGCGGACCGCCGAGCTGAGCGGCGTGCGCGTGTGGCGCGCCAAGACCACGGCGTTCGTCCTCAGCGGGCTCGCCGCCACGCTCGCGGCAGTCCTCATCGGCGGGTACAGCGGGGTGTCGTTCCAGGCCGGTGCCGGCCTGGAGTTCGGCGCGATCACCGCGGCGGTCCTCGGCGGTGTCGCGCTGGGCGGGGGCCGCGGTTCGGTCGTCGGCGCGATGCTGGGCGCGCTGACCCTCGAGACGCTCTTCACGCTCATGAACTTCTACGGCGTCTCCGGCGCCCTCGAACCGACCGTCCAGGGCGCGATCATCCTGTTCGCCGTGGCGGCGGCGTCCTTCCGTGTCCCGTCCAGATAA
- a CDS encoding sugar phosphate isomerase/epimerase family protein — MYTIGVNPWVWASPVDDEAMAELVPRIAAFGFDAVELPIERPGDWDPARTRDLLAAHGLRAVGVCAVTSPGRDLVNAPPEAVASTVAYLKTCVDSAVAVGAPCVGGPVYAAVGRTWRMSPLERAACYADVRRALRPVADHAGERGVSIGVEALNRYETSVVNTVEQAVELIDGLPANVGLMIDTYHMNIEEADPYEALVAAGPHIKHVQVSGTDRGAPGADHFDWPRFLAGLATTGYGGALCIESFTARNEAIATAASIWRPLAPSQDSLARDGLSYLRTVLRGLENAPSNGS; from the coding sequence GTGTACACCATCGGTGTCAACCCGTGGGTCTGGGCCTCGCCGGTCGACGACGAGGCCATGGCCGAACTGGTGCCGCGGATCGCCGCGTTCGGGTTCGACGCGGTCGAGCTGCCGATCGAGCGACCCGGCGACTGGGACCCGGCCCGCACCCGGGACCTGCTGGCGGCGCACGGCCTGCGCGCGGTCGGCGTCTGTGCGGTCACCTCGCCCGGGCGTGACCTCGTGAACGCCCCGCCGGAGGCCGTCGCCTCCACTGTGGCGTACCTGAAGACGTGTGTGGACAGTGCGGTGGCCGTCGGCGCGCCCTGCGTCGGCGGCCCGGTCTACGCCGCGGTGGGGCGGACCTGGCGCATGTCACCGCTTGAGCGCGCGGCCTGCTACGCGGACGTCCGGCGCGCCCTGCGGCCCGTGGCCGACCACGCGGGGGAGCGGGGCGTGAGCATCGGCGTGGAGGCCCTCAACCGCTATGAGACGAGCGTCGTCAACACCGTCGAGCAGGCGGTGGAGCTGATCGACGGTCTGCCCGCGAACGTCGGTCTCATGATCGACACCTATCACATGAACATCGAGGAGGCCGATCCCTACGAGGCGCTCGTCGCGGCTGGTCCGCACATCAAGCACGTCCAGGTCAGCGGCACCGACCGCGGCGCCCCGGGCGCCGACCACTTCGACTGGCCACGCTTCCTCGCCGGCCTGGCCACGACCGGCTACGGCGGCGCGCTGTGCATCGAGTCGTTCACCGCGCGGAACGAGGCCATCGCCACGGCGGCCTCGATCTGGCGGCCGCTCGCCCCGTCGCAGGACTCCCTCGCCCGTGACGGGCTGTCCTACCTCCGAACCGTCCTCCGCGGACTGGAAAACGCTCCCTCGAACGGGTCATAG
- a CDS encoding sugar ABC transporter ATP-binding protein: MSGLPPSPLLALRGIGKSFLGVRVLDGVDLQVRPGEVHAVVGENGAGKSTLMKVVSGVHQPDEGTVEFAGAPRTFRNPREARQAGIGTVHQELTLLPERTVAENVCLGREPLRRGLVDRRAMLSHTAELLASIGEGSLAPDTRVGRLGVAQQQVVEIVKALALDARLLIMDEPTAALADHEVDQLYALVRRLQEQGIGVLYVSHRLKEVFDLSSRITVLKDGRAVATLDTADASADQLVRHMVGRELSSYYPDPAQPQELGPVRLTVRGGGNRKLRGIDLRLRAGEVLGVGGLQGSGRSALARALFGAAPFSTGRVTVDGAPVRLRSPRAAMRAGIAYVSEDRKGEGIVAEQSVLDNALLAARAVRGVHPGGGGRGARTARVRELLAAVDLRAAGEDQEIRFLSGGNQQKVVLARWLALAPRILLFDEPTRGIDVGAKSAIHDLVRRLARDGAAVLMVSSELPELLGMSDRVIVMRDGRIAGELVAGATEEDVIALAVGTVGEAAG, encoded by the coding sequence ATGTCTGGCCTGCCGCCGTCGCCGCTGCTCGCTCTGCGAGGCATCGGCAAATCGTTCCTCGGCGTGCGGGTGCTCGATGGCGTCGACCTCCAGGTCCGGCCGGGTGAGGTGCACGCGGTCGTCGGCGAGAACGGCGCCGGCAAGTCCACGCTCATGAAGGTGGTGTCCGGCGTCCACCAGCCCGACGAGGGAACGGTCGAGTTCGCCGGCGCACCGCGGACGTTCCGCAACCCGCGTGAGGCCCGACAGGCCGGTATCGGCACCGTCCACCAGGAGCTGACCCTGCTGCCGGAGCGCACCGTCGCGGAGAACGTCTGTCTGGGCCGCGAGCCCCTGCGTCGCGGGCTCGTCGACCGCAGGGCGATGCTCAGCCACACCGCGGAGCTCCTCGCCTCGATCGGGGAGGGCTCGTTAGCGCCCGACACCCGCGTGGGGCGACTCGGTGTGGCGCAACAACAGGTGGTCGAGATCGTCAAGGCGCTCGCCCTCGACGCGCGGCTGCTCATCATGGACGAGCCCACCGCGGCTCTCGCCGACCACGAGGTCGACCAGCTCTACGCGCTCGTACGGCGGCTGCAGGAGCAGGGGATCGGCGTGCTGTACGTCTCGCACCGCCTCAAGGAGGTCTTCGACCTGTCCAGCCGGATCACCGTGCTCAAGGACGGCCGGGCGGTGGCCACCTTGGACACCGCGGACGCCAGCGCCGATCAGCTGGTGCGCCACATGGTCGGCCGCGAGCTGTCGAGCTACTACCCCGACCCGGCGCAGCCGCAGGAGCTGGGCCCGGTGCGGCTGACCGTCCGCGGCGGAGGCAACCGGAAGCTGCGCGGCATCGACCTACGGCTGCGCGCCGGTGAGGTGCTCGGCGTCGGCGGCCTGCAAGGATCCGGCCGGTCGGCGCTGGCCCGCGCACTGTTCGGCGCCGCACCGTTCAGCACCGGCCGGGTGACCGTCGACGGAGCGCCGGTCCGGCTGCGCTCGCCCCGCGCCGCGATGCGGGCCGGTATCGCCTACGTCTCCGAGGACCGCAAGGGCGAGGGGATCGTCGCCGAGCAGTCGGTGCTCGACAACGCGCTGTTGGCCGCCCGCGCCGTCCGCGGCGTCCACCCGGGCGGGGGCGGCCGCGGTGCCCGGACCGCGCGGGTCCGGGAGCTGCTCGCGGCCGTCGACCTTCGCGCCGCCGGGGAGGACCAGGAGATCCGTTTCCTGTCCGGGGGCAACCAGCAGAAGGTCGTGCTGGCCAGGTGGCTCGCGCTAGCCCCGAGGATCCTGCTCTTCGACGAGCCGACCCGGGGCATCGACGTGGGCGCCAAGTCGGCGATCCACGACCTCGTCCGCCGGCTGGCCCGCGACGGCGCCGCCGTGCTGATGGTCTCGTCCGAGCTGCCCGAACTGCTCGGCATGAGCGACCGGGTCATCGTCATGCGCGACGGCCGGATCGCCGGCGAGCTGGTCGCCGGCGCGACGGAGGAGGATGTCATCGCCCTCGCGGTCGGCACCGTGGGGGAGGCGGCCGGATGA
- a CDS encoding ThuA domain-containing protein, protein MRRIILIFGAIASVLLSLVIAPPASAAPAFRALVFTKTAGYRHDSIPAGLTMLREQAAANDFELVHSEDSSVFTPANLATFDVLIMLQTSGMVWTTAAQRQAVEGYLAGGKGIVAIHNATDMGIENEYPWWDQTINGGAHMPEHSPGVLSGTAIVADKKHPSTAGLPDRWNRSEEWYNFDRNPRGDVHVLVTADERTYNPGPRAMGPDHPISWCRNTGGGRVWATGMGHTSAAYSETHFRNHVLGGVKWAAGKEPGDCGGTVWSNFEKRTLDDNTADPMALAVAPDGRVLYVQRGGQVKIFKPTTNKTVTAATLNVYTGGEDGLTGLALDPDFAKNGYVYLYHSPAGVPNDINRVSRFTLTGDTLNMSSQVTIIDIPATRDRTFAEPGHTGGYIAFGPDKNLYIGTGDDVPPNLDSNWQGYAPLDWRPGKANLDAARTAGNTNDLRGKLLRIRPSADGGYTVPAGNLYPQGTAQTRPEIYAMGFRNPFRFSIDPDNGWVYLADYGPDRNPPTTNRGPEGLVELNVIKAPGNYGWPFCHGDNQAYAPYNPDTRVVGAKFNCNAPVNNSPNNTGLTSLKPIVAPNMWYGYGVSPNFPELGSGGSGPMGGPVYRYNAANPSETKFPPYYDGVHFFYEWSRHTVKEVHFDSATAVTRTNPFMPAAKFLKPMDMEFGPDGSLYLLEWGNNFSGGNNDSGLYRIDYNHGGRSPIAKATGTPTNGDAPLNVQFSSAGSTDPDPGSTLSYHWTFGDGTTSTAANPSHTYTTNGNYTAQLKVTDNTGRTAFANVPITVGNTAPIVTLTLPSDGGMLDFGDRVPYKVSVSDPGGAPIDCAKVLVNPALGHDDHQHETTDHPGCSGTIDTTLLGGHPDGANLYYVLNARYTDDGGPGGANPLTGYAQVILQPKHKQAEFYTDQSGVQIVEQAGAESGKRVGDISDGDWIAFKPMSLSGITSVKYRLSSPSGGGSIELRADSPTGKLLATTPVPSTGGWNTYQSTSAVNTADLAGSHRLYLVFKGTSNNWFDLDSLTFGGDGVGEPGSGGGGGVAGRTWTVAAQHSGKFMDVSEASTADDAQIVQWPATGGNNQKWQAVDAGGGAVHLKALHSGKCLAVTGGSTAQGAFLQQSTCDNGNAQKFLVTPAGTAGVYTVKSVPSGLCVDVNGGSTADGARLLQWSCHSGTNQQWRFTAV, encoded by the coding sequence ATGCGTCGCATCATATTAATCTTCGGGGCGATCGCGAGCGTGCTCCTGTCGCTCGTCATCGCCCCACCGGCGTCAGCGGCGCCGGCCTTCCGAGCCCTGGTCTTCACGAAGACGGCCGGCTATCGGCACGATTCGATCCCCGCCGGCCTCACGATGCTCCGGGAGCAGGCGGCGGCCAACGACTTCGAGCTGGTCCACAGCGAGGACTCGAGCGTCTTCACCCCGGCGAACCTCGCCACCTTCGACGTGCTCATCATGTTGCAGACCTCGGGCATGGTGTGGACCACGGCCGCCCAACGCCAGGCGGTGGAGGGCTACCTCGCCGGCGGCAAGGGCATCGTCGCGATCCACAACGCCACGGACATGGGCATCGAGAACGAGTACCCGTGGTGGGACCAGACCATCAACGGTGGCGCGCACATGCCGGAGCACTCCCCCGGCGTGCTGTCCGGCACCGCGATCGTCGCGGACAAGAAACACCCGTCGACGGCCGGCCTGCCGGACCGCTGGAACCGCAGCGAGGAGTGGTACAACTTCGACCGCAACCCCCGCGGCGACGTCCACGTCCTGGTCACCGCGGACGAGCGCACGTACAACCCGGGCCCCCGCGCCATGGGGCCGGACCACCCCATCTCCTGGTGCCGCAACACCGGCGGCGGCCGCGTGTGGGCCACCGGCATGGGGCACACCAGCGCGGCCTACAGCGAGACCCATTTCCGCAACCACGTCCTCGGGGGCGTCAAGTGGGCGGCCGGCAAGGAGCCCGGCGACTGCGGCGGCACCGTGTGGAGCAACTTCGAGAAGCGCACCCTCGACGACAACACCGCGGACCCGATGGCCCTCGCGGTCGCCCCGGACGGGCGGGTGCTCTACGTCCAGCGGGGCGGGCAGGTGAAGATCTTCAAACCGACCACCAACAAGACCGTGACAGCCGCCACGCTCAACGTCTACACCGGCGGCGAGGACGGCCTCACCGGGCTGGCGCTCGACCCCGACTTCGCCAAGAACGGCTACGTGTACCTGTATCACTCCCCGGCCGGAGTCCCGAACGACATCAACCGGGTCTCGCGGTTCACGCTCACCGGCGACACCCTGAACATGTCGAGCCAGGTGACGATCATCGACATCCCCGCGACCCGGGACCGCACGTTCGCCGAGCCCGGGCACACGGGCGGGTACATCGCGTTCGGCCCCGACAAAAACCTGTACATCGGCACCGGGGACGACGTCCCGCCGAACCTCGACTCCAACTGGCAGGGCTACGCCCCGCTGGACTGGCGGCCGGGCAAGGCCAACCTCGACGCCGCCCGCACCGCCGGCAACACCAACGACCTGCGGGGCAAGCTCCTGCGCATCCGGCCGTCGGCGGACGGCGGCTACACCGTCCCGGCCGGCAACCTCTACCCGCAGGGCACGGCGCAGACCCGGCCGGAGATCTACGCGATGGGCTTCCGCAACCCGTTCCGCTTCTCGATCGACCCGGACAACGGCTGGGTCTACCTCGCCGACTACGGCCCGGACCGGAACCCGCCCACGACCAACCGCGGCCCCGAAGGGCTCGTCGAACTCAATGTCATCAAGGCCCCGGGCAACTACGGCTGGCCCTTCTGCCACGGCGACAACCAGGCCTACGCGCCCTACAACCCGGACACCCGCGTCGTCGGAGCCAAGTTCAACTGCAACGCGCCGGTCAACAACTCGCCGAACAACACCGGCCTGACCAGCCTCAAGCCGATCGTCGCGCCGAACATGTGGTACGGCTACGGCGTCTCGCCGAACTTCCCCGAACTCGGCTCCGGCGGCTCGGGGCCGATGGGCGGACCGGTCTACCGCTACAACGCCGCGAACCCGTCCGAGACGAAGTTCCCGCCCTACTACGACGGAGTCCACTTCTTCTACGAGTGGTCGCGCCACACCGTCAAGGAGGTCCACTTCGACTCCGCGACCGCGGTCACCCGGACCAACCCCTTCATGCCCGCCGCCAAGTTCCTCAAGCCGATGGACATGGAGTTCGGGCCCGACGGCTCGCTGTACCTGCTCGAATGGGGCAACAACTTCTCCGGTGGCAACAACGACTCGGGGCTCTACCGCATCGACTACAACCACGGCGGACGGTCGCCGATCGCCAAAGCCACCGGAACGCCCACCAACGGGGACGCGCCACTGAACGTGCAGTTCAGCAGCGCGGGGTCCACGGACCCGGATCCCGGCAGCACGCTCAGCTACCACTGGACGTTCGGCGACGGCACCACGTCCACGGCGGCCAACCCGTCACACACCTACACCACCAACGGCAACTACACGGCCCAGCTCAAGGTCACCGACAACACCGGCAGGACGGCCTTCGCCAACGTGCCGATCACCGTGGGCAACACCGCACCGATCGTCACCCTCACCCTTCCGTCCGACGGCGGCATGCTGGACTTCGGCGACCGTGTCCCGTACAAGGTGTCCGTCTCGGACCCCGGCGGCGCGCCCATCGACTGCGCCAAGGTGTTGGTCAACCCCGCCCTCGGCCACGACGACCACCAGCATGAGACCACGGACCATCCGGGCTGCTCGGGCACCATCGACACGACGCTGCTGGGCGGGCACCCCGACGGCGCCAACCTGTACTACGTCCTCAACGCCCGCTACACCGACGACGGCGGCCCCGGCGGTGCGAACCCGCTCACCGGCTACGCCCAGGTGATCCTCCAGCCCAAGCACAAGCAGGCCGAGTTCTACACGGACCAGTCGGGTGTGCAGATCGTCGAGCAGGCCGGCGCGGAGAGCGGCAAGCGGGTCGGCGACATCTCCGACGGCGACTGGATCGCGTTCAAACCGATGAGCCTGTCGGGCATCACGAGCGTGAAGTACCGCCTGTCGTCGCCGAGCGGCGGCGGATCGATCGAACTGCGCGCCGACTCACCGACCGGCAAGCTCCTGGCCACGACACCGGTGCCGAGTACCGGCGGCTGGAACACCTACCAGTCCACGTCGGCGGTGAACACCGCCGATCTCGCCGGCTCGCACCGGCTCTACCTGGTGTTCAAGGGCACCTCGAACAACTGGTTCGACCTCGACTCGCTCACCTTCGGCGGCGACGGGGTCGGCGAACCGGGCAGCGGCGGCGGTGGCGGCGTGGCCGGAAGGACGTGGACGGTCGCGGCGCAGCACAGCGGCAAGTTCATGGACGTCAGCGAGGCCTCGACCGCTGACGACGCCCAGATCGTCCAGTGGCCGGCCACCGGCGGCAACAACCAGAAGTGGCAGGCCGTCGACGCCGGTGGCGGCGCCGTCCACCTCAAGGCGCTGCACAGCGGCAAGTGCCTCGCCGTCACGGGCGGATCCACCGCCCAGGGCGCGTTCCTGCAGCAGTCCACCTGCGACAACGGCAACGCGCAGAAGTTCCTCGTCACACCGGCCGGCACGGCGGGTGTGTACACGGTGAAGAGCGTGCCCAGTGGACTGTGCGTGGACGTCAACGGCGGCTCGACGGCCGACGGCGCACGACTCCTGCAGTGGAGCTGCCACAGCGGCACCAACCAGCAGTGGCGGTTCACCGCCGTCTAG